The nucleotide window ACAGCAGCCGGCCATGGACCTGTCCAACGAGGCCTATCTGGAAGAGCCGCTTGAACTGGTCAATGAAGTACAGGACGAAGACGACGATACCGCGGCGCTGCTGAGCCAGCTTGACGACAGCATCGTTGAAGAACGCGCGGCGGAAGAGCTTGTAGCGGCGTCTGTTGAGGATGATCGCGAAGCACCGTTTATTGCCCCCGAGCCTATGCTGCCGGAAAGCCGTCCGGACGAGCTTACCGATGCGGCCGATCCCTATGCCGAGGCCGCCATGGCCAACGGCGGGACTGAGGAAAAACCGGGCCGGCTGAATATTTTCGGGTCCATGCTCGGCGGTAAAAAAAAGGCCAGGGCAGCTAAAGAACCGACCCTGAAGCAGGGTGACCTGCTGGGCGCGCCGAAGATCACCGAAGACGTAAGACCGGCCCCGGCGGCCAATCCGATCCGCCAGACCCCTGAGGTACGGGCGGAAGAGCCGACCGAAGTAAGAGCCGAGCCTGTGGCCCCGGCGGCCCCGAAACAGGAAGCGACCCGTTCCCCGCTGACGGCAGGGGAGCGTATTGCGCCCCAGAGCTCGACCGCGGCAAAAGACGACGACCATCTTGAAATTCCGGCCTTCCTGCGCCGTCAAGCGAACTAGTGAAGGCCAACTAGAGATAACTATAAAAAAACAACAGGTAGAAACAGGGATCGAGTTTTTGAGTATTTTGTCAGAGTAGAGTTCGAGTTTAGTATTTTCCCCTGAACTGAAGACAAGGCGGGTATCCCCCGCCTTTTTTCTTTGGGGGGTGCTCTCAAATGTTGTTCCCGCTTCTCCATTCGTCATTCCCGTGAAAACGGGAATCCATGCCTGACGTTGCATAGACCTTTCAAGCGGACACATGGACCCCCGCTTTCGCGAGGGTGACGATTGAGTTGGGACTGGATTCCCGCCTGCGCGGGAATGACGGTTGAGGGAAGGGTGCATTCGGGCTAGACTGACGCATCATCATCGGGGGAAATTATGTCCAATCAGAAAAATACCATTGAATGCCCGACCCATGGCACCACATCGGAAACCTGGGTTTGTCAGCACCTTGTGGGTGGTGCGAGGAAACTGGGCTTTAATGTTGGTTATGGTCTAGACGATCCTGATGAATATTATCCGGATGCCTGGTGCGACGAGTGCGAAAAGATGTTGGAGGCTGAAGGCGAGTGGACTGAAAAGGCAGAAGCCTTTGCCGACATCAAAATAGTATGTGCAGGCTGCTATCTGGACATTCGGGAGCGCAACTGGAAACAGGATGATGAGGCTTGGAACGCGTTTGAAACCGAGGCCTGTCAGTGGCTAGACAGCCGGCAGAAAAAATTCCGTAAAGACTTCAAAATCGGTGACCATGACAGGTGGGGTCGGGATGAGGAGACGGGCCTTCTGGTATTCTCCAATAACGGCGAACCAAAGGTGGAGGCTGAATTCCATTTCGCCGGATCATTTTCCCTTCGCTCAGACACATGGATGTGGGCCTGGGCTAATCCGGGCTTTGAAGAGAAAGTCCGAATTGCATCCCGGAAACTTCGAGAACTGGGTGATGAAAAGGGATTCCTGGCTCTCAGCGCTCATCTTGTTGAGGCAACTGAAAATGATGCGGGACATTTTGTCGCTATTATGGCGAAGGAATTGAATGCCCTGGGCACCTATCGGACATTCGAGAACGATCTTTATACCTATATGATCATTACCAAGGCGTGGTGGGTCAAAAAGCGGAAATTGTTCGGATTGATGAGGGGGTAGACCGTGGAGGTAGAAGGGATAGAAGTAAAATACTATATTCGTATCCGAACAATTCCCCACGTGCAAGCTGTCAAATTGCAACAAATCTATTGTTCCGACGGTATCATCTATCGTGAAAGAAAGGATGGTGCAGGGGTAAATATGATTGTTCAGATCATTGAGGGGAAAGATTACTTTTTCTTGAGAGAGGTGATTGAAGGTCTCGACTTTGTAAAGGAAAATTATGACCTCTTCATCTCAATTGTCAGTGAGTGGGACACACGGATAATAGATGTTCCTGAGTATGTCGCAGAGGTCGCCAAACTCATTGATGCCCCTTATGTTTTTTCTTATACGATTGTGTAGTAGTTTAGTGTTGTGAAAATCTAGTCCACCAAATCGTCATTCCCGACGTGATCGGGAATCCATACCTGACGCTGGAAAGATTGTTCATGCGGACACATGGACCCCCGCTTTCGCGAGGGTGACGGGGATGGTTGGTATATCAAATAAAAAACGGGCCCGTTAAGGCCCGTTCAGTTTGTCAGAAATTAGTCTTATAAAACCCTAAATAACGCCCCGCCTCATCTGGTCGAGCTCGATGGATTCAAACAGGGCCTTGAAGTTGCCCTCGCCGAAGCCCTGGTTGCCCTTGCGCTGGATGATCTCGAAAAAGATCGGGCCGATCACATTATTGGTGAAGATCTGCAACAGGATGCCCTGGTCCCGGGTGCCGTCGATCAGGATGTTGCGCTTGCGCAGCTCCTCCACATCTTCCTGATGGCCCTCGACCCGGTCGTCGATCAGGTCAAAATAGGTATCGATGGTGTCCTGCAGGCTGACGTCATGGGCCCGCAGGATATCGACGGTGTTATAGATATTTTCCGTATGCATGGCCACATGCTGGATGCCTTCGCCGCGATATTCCATCAGATACTCGACGATCTGGGACTTGTTGTCCTTGGATTCATTAAGCGGAATATGGATCTTGCCGCAGGGGCTGGTCATGGCCTTGCTGGTCAGGCCGGTCTTCTGGCCCTCGATATCGAAATATTTCAGCTCCCGGAAGCCGAACAGACGCTCGTAAAATTCCGCCCAGTAAGCCATGCGGCCCTGATAGACATTATGGGTCAGGTGGTCGATGAACTGGAAGCCGGCGTCCTCAACGTCTTTTTCATCCTCGAGCTCCACCGGCACGAAATCCACGTCATAGATGGTGTTGTCGCCGTAGCGGTCGACGAGGTAAAGGCGGCTGCCGCCGATGCCCTCAATGGCCGGGATATAAAGCTCCATCGGCGCCACATCGACCGGCACCGGGTTGGCGCCGAGGCTGAGGGCGCGCTCGTAAGCAGCTTTGGCGTCCCTGACCCGGAAGGCCATGGCGCAGATGCTGGGGCCGTGGGCGAAGGCATAACGCTGGGCGAAGCTGTCGGGCTCCGCATTGATCAGGAAATTGACATCGCCCTGGCGGTGCAGGGTGACATTCTTGTGCCGGTGCCGGGCCACGGTTTTGAAGCCCATCTGCCGGAACAGGGCACGCAGCTTTTCCGGCTCGGGGGAGGCATATTCGATAAACTCGAAGCCGTCCAGTCCCATGGGGTTTTCAAACAATTCAGCCATAGCGGTCTCCTGAAGTCTTGTTCCTGATATTTTGGATATGGGAGAATGATACACCGGATATGGTGAAATATTGTTTTTCATATTGAGTAAAATGAGCTAAAAAAGGAATTATAATTCACAAATATTGGATAAATGGAATGAGCATTACGCTTGATGAGGCAGACCGGAAAATCCTCACCCTGATCCAGCAGGACGCGACCCTGACCCATCAGGAGATCGCCGACCGGGCCGGCCTGTCGCCGACCTCTGTCTGGCGGCGGATCAAGAGCCTGGAGGAAGCGGGCGTGATCCGGGGACGGGTGGCGCTGCTGGACGCCAAACAGGTGGGTATGCAGGTCAGTGCCCTGGTCAGTGTGCGCCTGACCCACCAGGGGGCGAATACCGGGCGAGAGTTTGAAAAATTCATCTCCGACCGGCCGGAGGTGCTGGAATGTTTCGCCGTGGTCGGCAACTATGATTATGCCATGGTGATCCGGGTCCGGGATGTGGAACGGTTCGAGAAGTTTCTTTCCGGCACGCTGCTGAGCCATCCGGCCGTGGCTTCCTCAACCTCCAGCTTCGCCATGCGGCAGGTGAAATACTCCACGGCGCTCAGCCTGGACTGAGGCTTTACCAGGTGGCGCTGACATGGAGGCCGATATAATTCGCGCTGGCCTCTGGTGTGATGTTTAACCCCTTGTAGGGTTCGGTGAAAATATAGCTGGCGAGGATGCCGATAGCGGCCCCGGCGATCACATCCTCCACATGATGTTTGTCCGCATCGACCCGACTCCAGGCGACAAAGCCGGCGCCCAGGTAGGCGGGTATGCCGTATTCCCAGCCATAACGTTTCTGGATGAAGGCGGCACCGGAAAAGGCGATGGTGGCGTGGCCCGAGGGGAAGGAATCACAGCACTCCCCGTTGGGGCGCCGTTTGTCGATCACCTGTTTCAGCGCCAGGGTTACCGCAGTTGAGGAGGCCAGGGATTCAATAAGCTGAATGGTCCCGTCACTGGTGTCTTTCTCGTGCAGCAGGGTGGCGGCAAGGGCGGCAAGGGGAATGGCGACCGCACCGGCGTCACCGGCTTTTTCCACATCGGTTTTGGCCTGGGCCGGAGAAAGCAGAAGGAGGGAGGCCGCAAGTCCTCCCAGTAGTGTCCGACCGATTTTTTTCATGATGATGGCGCTCTTTGTTATCAGGGCGCTCAAGGTAACATGAATTCTTTCAGGGCTACAAGAGCGGCTTCACTTTCTTCGTCCCGGCCGATGGAAATGCGTAAAGAGTTGGTCAGGCCGTAATTGCCGACCGGGCGGACAATGATGCCTTGCGACCGGAGGAAGCTGTCGGCCGCCTGCGCCTGTTCCGCGGAGGCGAAGTGGACGAGCACGAAATTTCCGAGGCTCGGGGTGACCTTCAGGCCCATGCTCTGAAGCCGTTCGGTCATCAGCGGCAGCCAGCGGTTGTTATGGGTCCGGGCCCGGACCACATGGTCCTGGTCCATGACTGCAGCGGTGGCGGCAATCTGGCTTAAGTTATTGACATTAAAAGTGCCGCGGATCCGGTTCAGAACCCCCATCACGGCAGGCGGCAGGTAAGCCCAGCCGACGCGCAGGGACGCGAGACCATAGATCTTTGAGAAAGTGCGGCTGACCACCACATTGTCGAGGCCGTTATTCACCAGCTCCATGCCGGCGTTATAGTCGTCCGTTTCCGGATATTCAGCATAGGCGGCGTCCAGCACCAAGAGGATATCGTCCCTGAGTTCCTCACGCAGGCGCCTGATCTCGCTGAAGGGCACATAGGTGCCGGTCGGATTGTTGGGGTTGGCCAGCACCACCATTTTGGTCCGCGCGGTCTGGGCGGCGATCATGCCGTCGATGTCGGCCACATAATCCTGTTCTTCCACCAGTACCGGTGTGCCGCCGGCCGCCATGGTCATCAGCGGCGGCACCAGGAAGCCGTATTTGGACAGGATCACCTCGTCATCGTCACCCACATAGGCCCGGACCAGCAGGGTCAGCATTTCCTCGGACCCGTTGGTGCACAGGATCTGTGCGGGGTTAATGCCGTGCACTTCGCCGATGGCCTGCCTCAGTTCTGTACAGGCCGGGTCCGGATAAAGAGCAAGGTCTTTCTTCAGGGCCTGCTCAAGGGCGTCATAAACTTTCGGGCTTGCCCCCAGCGGGCTTTCATTGGAGGCCAGTTTGATGATCCGGTCCACACCGGCGATTTTGGACTCGCCGGGTTTGTAGGGGGTAATGTCGAGAACGCCTTTGCGCGGGGTGATTGTCATCTGTGATCCTGTATTCTTAATTCTTTATTCGGCGGCCATATGTGAAATCACGTTATGGCGATAGTCGTCAAGCTGTTTCTGCAGCCGGGCTTCGACTTCCCGGACGGCTTTTTCCTTCACATGGCCGAAACCGCGAATGTCTTCCGGATAAGAGGCGAGCGCGATTGCCCGGTCCAGATTGTTTTTATCCAGATGACCCAGAATTTCCTCCAGATGGCGTTCATAGTCCGCCAGCAGGCGTCGCTCCATCTTCCGCTCGTTGGTTTTGCCGAAAATGTCAAAGGTGGTGCCGCGCAGGCCTTTCATCTTCGCGACCAGTTTCAGCGCGGGCATCATCCAGGGGCCGAAAGACATTTTCTTCAGATGACCCTGATTGTCTTTCTTCGCCAGCAGCGGCGGCGCCATATGGAATTTCAGCTTGAAATCACCGTCGAACTGCTGGCCGAGTTTTTCCCGGAAGCGTCCGTCGGTATAGAGGCGGGCCACTTCAAATTCATCCTTGACGGCCAGCAGCTTGTAATAGTTACGCATGACAGCCTCCGTCAGGGCTGTGCTGCCGGCCTGTATGGCCTGTTCGGCTGTCCTTGTCCGCTCGACCAGGGCCAGATATCTGTCGGCCAGGGTCTTGTTCTGGTAGGCGGTCAGTTCTTTCGCGCGGTAAGCGATCTTTTCTTCCAGGGTTTCGGGAAGGTAACGTCCGGCCACCGATCCGGGTAGGGAGACCCGGACATCGTGAGGTGTTTCGGCGGCCAGACGACCCCAGACAAAACTCTGTTTATTACTTTCAACGGCGACACCATTGAGCTCGATCGCCCGGTAGAGGGCGTCGAGACTTATCGGCAGGCGACTCTTCTGCCAGGCATAGCCCAGCAGGAACATGTTGGTGGCGATGCTGTCGCCCATCAGGGCGGTGGCCAGCTCTGTGGCTTCGATCATATCGAGGCCGTCTGTTCCCACCATTGTTTCCAGATTGCGCCGGATCAGTCCGTCATGGATGTCCGCGTCCCGGTTGAGGGTGAACTGGGCGGTCTGGGTCTTGTGGGCATTGAGGATCACATGGCTGCGGCCTGCTTCAAGGGTGCGCAGGCTTTCCGGGCTGCCGGCCACGACCATGTCGCAGCCCAGCAGCAGATCGGTATGGCCGGTAGAGATACGTACCGTTTCCATATTTTCTGCCTTGTCGGCAAGGCGGACGTAGCTATAGACCGAACCGCCCTTCTGGGCGAAACCGGTAAAGTCGAGAACACTGGCGGCCTTGCCTTCAAGGTGGGCGGCCATGGTGATGATCTGGCCGATGGTGACCACACCGGTGCCGCCGATGCCGGTGATCAGGATATCATAACTGTCCCGGATCTCGGGCAGGGAGGGGGCGGACAGTGCCCCGGCCAGGGCCATCGGGTCCTGCCGGTTGCCTTTTCTCACTTCACCGCCTTCGACGGTGACGAAGGAAGGGCAGAAACCCTCGATGCAGCTGTAATCCTTGTTGCAGCTGGACTGGTCGATGGCGCGCTTGCGGCCAAGCTCGGTTTCCACCGGGACAATGGAGACGCAGTTGGATTGCACTGAACAGTCGCCGCAGCTTTCACAGACCAGTTCATTGATAAAGGCCCGTTTCGGCGGATCTGGAAATTCCTTTTTCTTGCGGCGCCGACGTTTCTCGGCCGCACAGGTCTGGTCGTAAATGATAGCCGTGACGCCTTTGATTTCGCGCAGTTCCTTCTGCACGCTA belongs to Emcibacter sp. and includes:
- a CDS encoding phosphatase PAP2 family protein; amino-acid sequence: MKKIGRTLLGGLAASLLLLSPAQAKTDVEKAGDAGAVAIPLAALAATLLHEKDTSDGTIQLIESLASSTAVTLALKQVIDKRRPNGECCDSFPSGHATIAFSGAAFIQKRYGWEYGIPAYLGAGFVAWSRVDADKHHVEDVIAGAAIGILASYIFTEPYKGLNITPEASANYIGLHVSATW
- a CDS encoding Lrp/AsnC family transcriptional regulator, translating into MSITLDEADRKILTLIQQDATLTHQEIADRAGLSPTSVWRRIKSLEEAGVIRGRVALLDAKQVGMQVSALVSVRLTHQGANTGREFEKFISDRPEVLECFAVVGNYDYAMVIRVRDVERFEKFLSGTLLSHPAVASSTSSFAMRQVKYSTALSLD
- a CDS encoding DUF6882 domain-containing protein; the encoded protein is MSNQKNTIECPTHGTTSETWVCQHLVGGARKLGFNVGYGLDDPDEYYPDAWCDECEKMLEAEGEWTEKAEAFADIKIVCAGCYLDIRERNWKQDDEAWNAFETEACQWLDSRQKKFRKDFKIGDHDRWGRDEETGLLVFSNNGEPKVEAEFHFAGSFSLRSDTWMWAWANPGFEEKVRIASRKLRELGDEKGFLALSAHLVEATENDAGHFVAIMAKELNALGTYRTFENDLYTYMIITKAWWVKKRKLFGLMRG
- the hppD gene encoding 4-hydroxyphenylpyruvate dioxygenase, which translates into the protein MAELFENPMGLDGFEFIEYASPEPEKLRALFRQMGFKTVARHRHKNVTLHRQGDVNFLINAEPDSFAQRYAFAHGPSICAMAFRVRDAKAAYERALSLGANPVPVDVAPMELYIPAIEGIGGSRLYLVDRYGDNTIYDVDFVPVELEDEKDVEDAGFQFIDHLTHNVYQGRMAYWAEFYERLFGFRELKYFDIEGQKTGLTSKAMTSPCGKIHIPLNESKDNKSQIVEYLMEYRGEGIQHVAMHTENIYNTVDILRAHDVSLQDTIDTYFDLIDDRVEGHQEDVEELRKRNILIDGTRDQGILLQIFTNNVIGPIFFEIIQRKGNQGFGEGNFKALFESIELDQMRRGVI
- a CDS encoding histidinol-phosphate transaminase; protein product: MTITPRKGVLDITPYKPGESKIAGVDRIIKLASNESPLGASPKVYDALEQALKKDLALYPDPACTELRQAIGEVHGINPAQILCTNGSEEMLTLLVRAYVGDDDEVILSKYGFLVPPLMTMAAGGTPVLVEEQDYVADIDGMIAAQTARTKMVVLANPNNPTGTYVPFSEIRRLREELRDDILLVLDAAYAEYPETDDYNAGMELVNNGLDNVVVSRTFSKIYGLASLRVGWAYLPPAVMGVLNRIRGTFNVNNLSQIAATAAVMDQDHVVRARTHNNRWLPLMTERLQSMGLKVTPSLGNFVLVHFASAEQAQAADSFLRSQGIIVRPVGNYGLTNSLRISIGRDEESEAALVALKEFMLP